The Kogia breviceps isolate mKogBre1 chromosome 19, mKogBre1 haplotype 1, whole genome shotgun sequence genome contains the following window.
GAGATGGGGGACAACAGGGAGAAGTACTCAAGGGACTTCTTGTCCACCCTCCCCATCTTCTTGGGTGTGGAAGCCCCAGATGGAGAGGATAGGAATGCTGCTGCTGGAGCTCAGGAAAGCCCTGTGGTCTCCTCTCCAGGCCCCTATCTCCATGAGAAAAGCCCATGGTGAATGGACAGAAGTCGGCTAAGGCAGCCCCAGTTCCcagtgaggggaagggagggagggattggtCTGTTCCCAGGAGCAAATTTGGAAAAGGGGGTGGCAGACGCTTCATGGCCACTGAGGTAGAAGCagggccccacccctgccctctcctcccttcccttctcccacaCCGTTCCTGCTTTCAGCCCAAGCCCACCACTCTCACCTCCTTGCTTACTTACATGGGAGAGCCCAGAGAGGTGCATGGTTTCTGCATGATGTGAGCAAGGATTCACCCTGTGCCACCTTCTACCCCTGCATAACGCTGTTTTCTTCCTCCAAATAGTGGCAAGGGGAGACTCAGGAGTTTTGCCCCAATGCCAAGGTTGTGCTTGTTGGCTGTAAACTAGACATGCGGACCGACCTGGCCACACTGAGGGAGCTGTCCAAGCAGAGGCTTATCCCTGTTACACATGAACAGGTGGGACCCTTGATCTCTGACTTAGTCCCAGCCTAGACCTCTCACCTCTGCCCCTCTCAGCCTCTGTTTTGAAAACACCCTATTTGGCTAATCCCTTGCCCTGGCCTCTGACCTGATCCcttgacccccacccccacccccctgccctcaGCTTCCCTGCCCCTTGCTGAGCTGCAGGCTAAGCCCTGTAACTCTCTCCACTCACTCCATCCTTCCAGGGCACTGTGCTGGCCAAGCAGGTGGGGGCCGTGTCCTACGTGGAGTGCTCCTCCCGGTCCTCTGAGCGCAGCGTCAGAGATGTCTTCCACGTGGCCACAGTGGCCTCCCTCGGCCGGGGCCATAGGCAGCTGCGCCGTACTGACTCACGCCGGGGACTTCAGCGATCTACTCAGCTGGCAGGACGGCCGGACCGGGGGAACGGGAATGGGACCGGAAACGAGGGCGAGATACACAAGGATAGAGCCAAGAGCTGCAACCTCATGTGAAGGGCCCCGTGGGCAGACTGTGACGAGGGGAGGTGTCGGCACAGTTGTCCCCCTGCTGGACCCCGGCCTCCTGACCTCCTGACTCTGGCTGGGACTTTAGGGTGGGCGAGTGAGCAGTTCTCCTGGGCAGGGAAGCTGGAGGCAGAGGGTACCGCCATTCCCCACATCCTCATTCAGCTCCTCTCCAAGGCAAGTTGAGGGAGCTAGCAGAACAGGCatctgggctgggagctgagatgGGGCCAGGGGGTTGGGGAAGCTGGCATCAAGCAGTGATCTTGGTTGAGTCTCAGTATATGAAGGGTGccttctctccccaccttcaGTTCCCATATCCTGGTCCTGGCTTCCTTCCCCAAGGAAAGAGTCCATTCTCTGaccttccctcttcctctcctctcactTCTACAGCTGTTCTCACTCATCCTAACCTCCAGGCAACATGCActaaattaaaaagcaagttgAGAAGCCTCTCCCCCGATTTACCCACCAGTCttagctccctccctcccttcccccaagagTCCCCAAATAAAGCCCATGTCCATGGAAAACGACTGTGGCTTTAGTTTTGTTACTTTCTAAAAAAACCAATCTACCAGTCTCTAGCAGCAGGAGGGAAAGTTAGACTTCAGTAAGAACTTCCCTGTCGATGCCCACAGATGGAACAGAGGAAAAAGCTATGGGTTGGATCAGTAGTGTCCTTTTAGGAGccagaggtgggagagagagataTCTTGGGAATATTCATGTCAGTTAATGAGCCAGGCAATCCTAAAGCCGTTAGGGGGTTTTAAAGTGGACTGATGTGCAATTCATGACTCAGCCCATCTGGGACCCCCTGCTAATGTGGGAAGGGTCCTGCTGAAGAGGTCCAGGCCCCTTGCTCACCATGTCCAGCCCCAACTTGGGATCTGCTGGTGCCCTGGGAGCTGTGGGTATAGGGAGGGCATCAAAAGCCTCCACATCAGGGTGACCCTGTACAGAGTGGTTTCCCAAGGGAACAGTAGTTTGATTCTGGGGTCTCCttggaggctggggcaggggctctctccctctttccatcCTGAGCTCCTTGATGATTTTGGAGGGAGCACAAGATGTGAGTTGAGGGTCACACCTCCCCAACCCCCTACATAAGGAAAGACGGTGGAGGGGCCGGCCAGAGCACTTGTTGTCAGGAAAGACAGTGCTGGTCTGTTTTCTCCGGAGTCTGGTTTCACATTGTCCTGTATTCCCTCCCTGGCTCTGATCCCACTGGCCTCTTTTTGGTGACATTCTCCCCCAGGAACCATCTatggctctcccctcccccagccccagccagttCTTCAGACACACTCTGAGAGAGAACACAGACCTTACCCCCCCATCTGCTGGGATCCCCACCTAATTCACAGCCCAtctttccctcattcattcagcaaatgtgtaCTGAGCACCaattgtgtgccagacactggctTGGGATTCTGAAAGGACCAGTCTCTGTGCTCTGGAGGCCAGCCCGGTGAGGAAGAGAGGTACCTCAGGTGTGATGGTTCCTTGGTTGTGGAAGCTCCTTACAGCCTCAGAAGCCCATCCTCTGAGCCAGGTCCTTGAGGGTTGAAGAGGAGTTTGCCAGGCAGGGAAGGGGTAGGAAAGGCACTCTGAGCAGAGGGTACAGCATGTGCAAACACGTGGGGATGAGGAAGAGCATGGCACGACGGGGGCTGCCATGGCAGGGAGGGCGGAAGACAAGGCTAGGAAGGTACAGGGAGGCCGCTGCAGGGCCCACAAAGGAACCAGGGCTTCATTCTGAGGATGTGAG
Protein-coding sequences here:
- the RND2 gene encoding rho-related GTP-binding protein RhoN gives rise to the protein MEGQSGRCKIVVVGDAECGKTALLQVFAKDAYPGSYVPTVFENYTASFEIDKRRIELNMWDTSGSSYYDNVRPLAYPDSDAVLICFDISRPETLDSVLKKWQGETQEFCPNAKVVLVGCKLDMRTDLATLRELSKQRLIPVTHEQGTVLAKQVGAVSYVECSSRSSERSVRDVFHVATVASLGRGHRQLRRTDSRRGLQRSTQLAGRPDRGNGNGTGNEGEIHKDRAKSCNLM